From the genome of Candidatus Electrothrix communis, one region includes:
- a CDS encoding radical SAM protein produces the protein MMNPEPLLVIPVFIPHEGCPHCCVFCNQRRISGFTEKSVTAEDVRVTVQTWLDRDGPAQRRVQVAFYGGSFTGLPLMRQKELLGAVAPFLEQGRVQSLRLSTRPDYIDQERVDLLGRYQVSTVELGVQSMNDRVLALARRGHSAVDVDRSVPLLRQAGMEIGIQLLLGLSGDTRTTLRRSVERVIALQPDFIRIYPLLVVQHSELAEQHKRGEYTPFSLDKAVVLAAWMKQRFDQAGIRVVRMGLQAGPELEASLLAGPWHPAFGELVASRLMQRRTRKLLAQISSEGTVQVRINERDQSVFRGMKSANVKRLQQLGLWQRIVLSTDSSLLRGTVRVLS, from the coding sequence TGATGAATCCTGAACCTCTCCTGGTTATTCCTGTTTTTATCCCCCATGAGGGTTGCCCGCATTGCTGTGTGTTTTGTAATCAGCGCAGGATCAGCGGGTTCACGGAAAAATCCGTGACAGCCGAAGATGTACGGGTAACCGTGCAAACCTGGCTTGACAGGGACGGCCCGGCTCAACGCAGGGTTCAGGTGGCCTTTTACGGCGGAAGTTTTACCGGCTTGCCCCTGATGCGCCAGAAAGAATTGCTGGGAGCGGTTGCTCCTTTTCTGGAGCAGGGCCGGGTGCAGAGTCTTCGTTTATCCACCCGGCCTGATTATATTGATCAGGAGCGCGTTGACTTGCTGGGCCGCTACCAGGTCTCCACGGTGGAGCTTGGGGTGCAGTCCATGAATGACCGGGTGCTGGCGTTAGCAAGGCGAGGTCACAGTGCTGTTGATGTTGATCGGTCTGTCCCTCTTCTCCGGCAAGCCGGGATGGAGATCGGTATCCAGTTGCTGCTGGGCTTGTCGGGCGATACTCGGACGACCTTGCGACGAAGCGTTGAGCGGGTCATTGCCTTGCAGCCAGATTTTATCCGTATCTATCCCCTCTTGGTTGTGCAACACAGCGAGTTGGCAGAGCAACATAAGCGGGGTGAGTATACACCGTTCAGTCTGGATAAAGCCGTGGTGCTGGCCGCCTGGATGAAACAGCGTTTTGATCAGGCCGGTATCCGGGTGGTGCGCATGGGTTTGCAGGCCGGTCCGGAGCTGGAAGCCTCTTTGCTGGCTGGCCCTTGGCATCCGGCCTTTGGTGAGTTGGTGGCCTCCCGCCTGATGCAGCGGCGGACGAGAAAGTTGTTGGCGCAGATTTCCTCCGAGGGTACGGTACAAGTACGTATCAACGAACGGGATCAGTCGGTGTTTCGCGGGATGAAATCTGCCAATGTCAAGCGACTGCAACAGCTCGGCCTTTGGCAGCGTATTGTCTTGAGCACAGATTCTTCTTTACTGCGTGGTACGGTTAGGGTGCTTTCCTGA